A genomic segment from Paramixta manurensis encodes:
- the neuC gene encoding UDP-N-acetylglucosamine 2-epimerase, with protein sequence MTKKLLYVTGSRAEYGIMKRLLLRLKEDNEIELTLIATGMHCDSNYGLTYKVIENDGFTIDKLIDININTDSNAKVLQSMAVCQTEFGIYLEKNKFDAIMLLGDRYEIFSVAIAAAMHNIPIIHLHGGEKTLGNYDEFIRHAITKMSRLHLASTDEYRNRIIQMGEHPDTVYDIGALGAENALLLDLPSREELEAKFGPFNRPWFMVVFHPETLTKVSLVRQIEELINALSRLNDTYDFIFIGSNSDTGSDEITKKIKAYCHRTNSRYFTSLKPEEYLALNKFSQGLIGNSSSGLIEIPSLNIPTINIGDRQKGRVRGDSVIDCVCEVDAIFNAIVASQEPVFKARIENATNPYYKQGVLEKALDVIKNYMRTSEFEYKDFYDLNI encoded by the coding sequence ATGACTAAGAAGCTATTGTATGTTACCGGTTCCCGGGCTGAGTACGGTATCATGAAACGTCTTTTACTTCGTTTAAAAGAAGATAATGAAATTGAGTTGACGCTCATCGCAACAGGTATGCATTGTGACAGTAATTATGGACTTACTTATAAAGTCATTGAAAATGATGGATTTACGATCGATAAATTAATTGATATAAATATTAATACTGATAGCAATGCTAAAGTACTCCAATCCATGGCTGTCTGTCAGACTGAGTTTGGCATCTATCTGGAAAAAAATAAATTTGATGCAATTATGTTGCTAGGCGATCGGTACGAAATATTTTCAGTCGCGATAGCTGCGGCAATGCATAATATTCCTATTATCCATCTTCACGGCGGAGAGAAAACACTGGGGAATTATGACGAATTTATTCGGCACGCTATCACTAAAATGAGCCGACTACATCTGGCTTCGACGGATGAATACCGTAACCGGATTATTCAAATGGGGGAGCATCCTGATACTGTTTATGATATCGGAGCGCTGGGTGCTGAAAATGCGTTGTTGCTGGACTTGCCCTCTAGGGAGGAACTTGAAGCGAAGTTCGGCCCGTTCAACCGTCCGTGGTTTATGGTGGTATTTCATCCGGAAACGCTGACAAAAGTTTCATTAGTCAGACAAATTGAGGAGTTGATCAATGCCCTCTCACGGCTAAATGACACTTATGATTTTATTTTTATCGGTTCGAACTCTGATACCGGCTCTGATGAAATAACTAAAAAAATAAAAGCATATTGTCATCGAACAAACTCGCGCTATTTCACCTCGTTGAAACCCGAAGAGTACCTTGCGTTGAATAAATTTTCACAAGGTCTTATTGGTAACTCTTCATCGGGGCTGATTGAAATCCCTTCGTTAAACATTCCAACAATAAATATCGGAGACCGACAAAAAGGGCGAGTACGGGGCGATTCAGTCATTGATTGTGTCTGTGAAGTCGATGCTATTTTTAATGCTATTGTTGCCAGTCAGGAGCCAGTCTTTAAGGCGCGTATAGAAAATGCAACCAATCCTTATTATAAACAAGGTGTTCTGGAAAAGGCGCTAGACGTGATTAAAAATTATATGCGTACTTCGGAATTTGAGTATAAAGATTTTTATGACCTCAATATTTAA
- a CDS encoding acetyltransferase, with product MRKKLIIIGAGGFAKAVIDSLDHDEYELIGFIDSLKSGRHQDFPILGHTLDDVPSSEAFYFFIAIGDPDDRAYWFQKVKEYNLETINVIDKTAIVSKRSTLGTCIYIGKMAIVNCDSHLEDCVVVNTRALVEHGNHVSYCSNISTNVVLNGDVFVGEKTFIGSCTVVNGQLKIGCSSIIGSGSVVIRNIPDYVVVAGTPTRLLKERKKDV from the coding sequence ATGAGGAAAAAATTAATCATTATTGGTGCCGGCGGTTTTGCAAAAGCGGTTATAGACAGTTTAGATCATGATGAGTATGAACTCATCGGTTTTATCGATAGCCTCAAGTCTGGTCGCCATCAAGACTTTCCCATCTTGGGACATACGTTGGATGATGTCCCGTCTAGTGAGGCCTTTTATTTCTTTATCGCGATTGGAGACCCCGATGACCGCGCGTATTGGTTTCAAAAAGTAAAAGAATATAATTTAGAAACCATCAACGTTATTGATAAGACGGCTATTGTATCTAAACGATCGACGTTGGGAACCTGCATTTATATCGGCAAGATGGCCATTGTAAATTGTGATTCTCATTTAGAAGACTGTGTCGTTGTGAATACCAGAGCCCTTGTTGAGCATGGAAATCATGTATCATACTGCTCTAATATTTCAACTAACGTGGTATTAAACGGGGATGTATTTGTCGGTGAAAAAACCTTTATCGGCAGTTGCACCGTGGTCAATGGTCAGCTAAAGATTGGTTGTTCGAGTATTATTGGTTCTGGTTCTGTTGTTATAAGAAATATTCCTGATTATGTCGTTGTAGCCGGAACACCAACCAGACTTTTAAAAGAAAGGAAAAAAGATGTCTGA
- a CDS encoding EpsG family protein, with protein sequence MNDLDNIKTIKLSLAVIFSIGVLLVLFFPLGAYLFSFLVLAFIANAKNGEYKKLLFFAFIIILISTFIINENSVQKFIFREDDFTTYYNNYLDLLNGHYIALFNFGGGFEIGLPGLNFLLSVIINQPLPYVIQIFYILLFMAMLYYLVKIDTLFIVSRKENKYMLFLWGALFLKITAMLTIERQAIASFFVLFALFDNRKRLFWLAIGCLFHLSTPVIYFVIRYLLQTRSFKRAILSSVALLGFVVFAYPILTIINNIFPNDKIGFVLFFMKNKDLINNEIIKSVKQIFYIFPLIVLDLLLRLKGIRWSLAPSLLLFVFGMLILSILPGVPTRIMMPIIFILFGFYYYNFFSLFSNRTHLYMFMLLAISLAIYKFFLPGYYYRYPLIESYPGYYVDAFMEKQDYIRRLSLPGIADVTIDNGNKL encoded by the coding sequence TTGAACGACTTAGATAATATAAAAACTATAAAACTATCGCTTGCGGTAATATTCTCGATTGGTGTTTTATTAGTTCTTTTTTTTCCCTTAGGCGCATATCTCTTCTCTTTTCTGGTGCTAGCTTTTATTGCTAATGCTAAAAATGGTGAATATAAAAAATTACTCTTTTTTGCATTTATTATCATTTTAATTAGTACCTTCATCATTAACGAAAATAGTGTACAGAAATTTATCTTTCGTGAAGATGATTTTACTACCTATTATAATAACTATCTGGACTTGCTTAACGGTCATTATATCGCCCTTTTTAACTTTGGTGGAGGTTTTGAGATTGGTCTGCCTGGGTTAAATTTTTTGCTATCGGTTATCATTAACCAGCCTCTACCTTACGTAATACAGATTTTTTATATATTACTTTTTATGGCAATGCTTTATTACTTGGTTAAGATAGACACGCTATTCATAGTAAGCAGGAAAGAAAATAAGTATATGCTTTTTTTATGGGGGGCATTGTTTCTTAAAATTACAGCTATGTTGACTATTGAGCGACAAGCTATCGCCTCATTTTTTGTTCTGTTTGCCTTGTTCGATAATCGCAAACGTTTATTCTGGTTGGCGATTGGCTGTCTGTTCCATCTCAGTACTCCTGTTATCTATTTTGTTATCCGGTACCTGTTACAAACTCGTTCTTTCAAAAGAGCGATACTAAGTAGTGTTGCATTGTTGGGTTTCGTCGTGTTTGCATATCCTATACTGACTATCATTAATAATATATTTCCCAACGATAAGATAGGTTTTGTTTTGTTTTTTATGAAAAATAAAGATCTTATAAATAATGAAATAATAAAATCTGTTAAACAAATATTTTATATATTTCCTTTGATTGTTTTAGATCTTCTGCTTCGCCTGAAAGGAATAAGATGGTCACTGGCTCCCTCCTTGCTATTATTTGTGTTTGGGATGTTAATCCTATCTATTCTTCCGGGCGTTCCGACTAGAATTATGATGCCCATTATTTTCATTTTATTTGGCTTCTATTACTACAATTTTTTTAGTCTATTTTCGAACCGTACGCATTTATATATGTTTATGCTGTTAGCTATTTCTCTGGCGATATACAAGTTTTTTTTACCGGGATACTACTACCGATACCCTCTGATAGAGTCGTATCCGGGTTACTATGTTGATGCATTTATGGAAAAACAGGATTATATCAGGCGTCTTTCGCTACCCGGTATAGCGGATGTGACCATCGACAATGGTAATAAGCTATGA
- a CDS encoding NAD-dependent epimerase/dehydratase family protein yields MKDKVLFIGASGFVGTRLIEVAQNDFDITNFDKQQSHFYPEITVSGDIRSQEQLDNILSGFKTVVLLAAEHRDDVNPTSLYYDVNVQGTRNVLAAMERNNVKNIIFTSSVAVYGLNKKNPDEAHPQDPFNHYGKSKWQAEEVLREWHKKEPDQRSLTIVRPTVIFGERNRGNVYNLLRQIAGGKFAMVGAGNNYKSMAYVGNIIEFIKFRLLNIQPGYDVFNYVDKPDLNMNQLVAEVEKSLEKKIPSVHLPYPLGMLGGYCFDILSKLTGTKYAISAVRVKKFCATTQFDATKVHSSGFTAPYTLSQGLDLTLKYEFVHEKKDDITFVSE; encoded by the coding sequence ATGAAAGATAAAGTTCTGTTTATTGGCGCGTCAGGGTTTGTTGGTACAAGACTTATAGAAGTTGCCCAAAATGATTTCGATATCACCAATTTCGATAAACAACAAAGCCATTTTTATCCTGAGATTACAGTATCAGGCGATATTCGTAGCCAGGAACAACTGGACAATATCCTGTCCGGTTTCAAAACTGTTGTTTTACTGGCGGCGGAACACCGCGATGATGTGAATCCGACTTCATTATATTACGATGTTAATGTTCAGGGAACACGTAATGTTCTTGCTGCAATGGAAAGAAATAACGTTAAAAATATTATTTTTACCAGTTCCGTTGCCGTTTATGGCCTGAATAAGAAAAACCCTGACGAAGCACATCCCCAAGATCCGTTTAATCATTACGGAAAAAGTAAGTGGCAGGCCGAAGAGGTGTTACGGGAATGGCATAAAAAAGAACCTGACCAGCGTTCACTTACTATTGTCCGGCCAACGGTAATTTTTGGCGAACGTAATCGTGGCAATGTTTACAACCTGCTCAGGCAAATCGCTGGGGGGAAATTTGCTATGGTTGGAGCCGGTAATAATTATAAGTCGATGGCCTATGTTGGTAATATTATCGAATTTATTAAGTTTAGGCTTCTGAATATACAGCCTGGATATGATGTCTTTAACTATGTCGATAAACCTGATCTTAACATGAATCAGTTGGTTGCCGAAGTTGAAAAAAGCCTTGAAAAGAAAATTCCTTCCGTGCATTTGCCTTATCCTCTCGGGATGTTGGGCGGATACTGTTTTGATATCCTGAGTAAATTAACAGGTACAAAATATGCTATAAGCGCAGTTCGTGTGAAGAAATTTTGTGCCACCACGCAGTTTGATGCTACTAAAGTACACAGCAGTGGTTTCACTGCGCCTTACACGTTATCTCAGGGACTGGACCTAACTCTGAAGTATGAATTCGTGCATGAAAAAAAGGACGATATCACCTTTGTTTCTGAATAA
- the galE gene encoding UDP-glucose 4-epimerase GalE yields MAILVTGGAGYIGSHTVLALLQRGDDVVVLDNLSNASRESLRRVEKLAGKAAAFVEGDILDRDCLRSIFAQHTVDAVIHFAGLKAVGESTRKPLEYYENNVSGTVVLLEEMRSAGIQQFIFSSSATVYGANAPVPYVETTPIGGTTSPYGTSKLMVEQVLADYAKADNQFKAIALRYFNPVGAHESGEIGEDPNGIPNNLLPYIAQVAIGRLEKVGIFGDDYDTKDGTGVRDYIHVVDLAEGHLKALDHLSAISGYKAYNLGAGKGYSVLEMVKAFEKACGKPIPYQILPRRDGDLAAFWADAALADKELNWRVTRGIDDMMRDTWHWQSKNPQGYR; encoded by the coding sequence ATGGCTATTTTAGTAACTGGCGGGGCAGGGTATATCGGCTCTCATACGGTGCTGGCGCTCTTACAGCGTGGCGATGATGTTGTGGTGCTGGATAACCTGAGTAACGCGTCGCGTGAGTCATTACGCCGCGTTGAGAAGCTGGCAGGGAAAGCAGCGGCTTTTGTTGAGGGGGATATCCTTGACCGTGATTGCCTGCGGAGCATCTTTGCTCAGCATACTGTGGACGCGGTTATCCATTTCGCGGGTTTAAAAGCGGTTGGCGAGTCAACGCGTAAGCCGCTCGAATATTATGAAAATAATGTCTCCGGAACGGTAGTGTTACTGGAGGAGATGCGCAGCGCGGGCATTCAGCAGTTTATTTTCAGCTCTTCCGCCACGGTGTATGGCGCTAATGCTCCGGTTCCCTATGTTGAAACCACGCCGATTGGCGGCACCACCAGCCCGTATGGCACGTCAAAACTGATGGTGGAACAAGTGCTGGCGGACTATGCGAAAGCAGATAACCAGTTTAAGGCTATCGCGCTGCGCTATTTTAACCCGGTTGGCGCACATGAGTCTGGCGAAATTGGTGAAGACCCGAACGGCATACCTAACAACCTGCTGCCGTATATTGCCCAGGTTGCAATTGGTCGGCTGGAAAAAGTGGGTATCTTTGGTGATGATTATGACACCAAAGATGGTACCGGCGTGCGTGACTATATCCATGTGGTTGATCTGGCTGAAGGGCATTTGAAAGCGCTCGATCATTTGTCAGCAATCAGTGGCTATAAAGCCTATAACCTTGGCGCCGGAAAAGGCTATTCGGTGCTGGAAATGGTAAAAGCGTTCGAAAAAGCCTGCGGTAAGCCGATTCCTTACCAAATTTTACCGCGCCGTGATGGCGACCTTGCCGCCTTCTGGGCAGATGCGGCATTGGCGGATAAAGAGCTGAACTGGCGGGTAACGCGCGGTATAGATGACATGATGCGTGATACCTGGCATTGGCAGTCGAAAAATCCGCAAGGTTATCGTTAA
- the neuB gene encoding N-acetylneuraminate synthase, with the protein MSEIYIVAEIGCNHNGDFKLAKKMVNEAKKAGVNAVKFQTFKADQLISKFAPKAEYQIKVTGNTESQLEMTRKLELPYDEFIKLEEYAKELGLDVFSTPFDFDSIDFLASRQQKIWKIPSGELLNLPYLEKIARLPIEDKEIVLSTGMATVEEIKMALSVLTTNGMRSEKITILHCNTEYPTPFEDVNLNSIAGLKKQFSSYKIGFSDHSPGYFAGIAAVPYGITFIEKHFTLDKNFEGPDHKASVTPEELQLLCEGIRAVEKSLGSIEKIVTNSERKNKIVARKSIVAKRNIQKGEVFTVENITTKRPGNGISPMSWYEVLGKVAENDFEADQLIAHAGFKEQEV; encoded by the coding sequence ATGTCTGAAATCTATATTGTCGCAGAAATAGGTTGTAATCATAACGGTGATTTCAAACTCGCAAAAAAAATGGTTAATGAAGCAAAAAAAGCGGGTGTTAATGCGGTTAAATTTCAAACCTTCAAAGCTGATCAACTTATTTCCAAATTTGCACCGAAAGCAGAATATCAAATCAAAGTTACTGGAAACACTGAATCACAGCTAGAAATGACACGTAAACTTGAACTTCCCTATGATGAGTTTATTAAATTAGAAGAATATGCTAAAGAGTTAGGGCTGGATGTTTTTTCAACACCTTTTGATTTTGATTCAATTGATTTCCTTGCGTCAAGACAGCAAAAAATTTGGAAAATACCGTCAGGGGAGTTATTGAACTTGCCTTATCTAGAAAAAATTGCCCGTTTGCCAATTGAAGATAAAGAAATCGTATTATCAACCGGTATGGCAACAGTTGAAGAGATTAAGATGGCGCTGAGCGTACTTACAACCAATGGGATGAGGTCGGAAAAAATTACTATCCTGCATTGCAACACGGAATATCCTACTCCCTTTGAGGATGTCAACCTCAACTCTATTGCTGGATTAAAAAAACAGTTCAGTTCCTATAAAATCGGATTTTCTGATCATTCACCCGGTTATTTTGCTGGTATTGCTGCCGTTCCTTATGGCATAACCTTTATTGAAAAACATTTTACTCTCGACAAAAATTTTGAGGGGCCGGATCACAAGGCCTCCGTGACGCCAGAAGAATTACAGTTACTCTGTGAGGGGATAAGGGCGGTTGAAAAATCCTTGGGGAGCATTGAAAAAATAGTCACTAATTCTGAGCGTAAAAATAAAATCGTCGCGCGTAAATCTATCGTCGCCAAAAGAAATATCCAAAAAGGCGAGGTCTTTACGGTTGAAAATATCACTACCAAACGACCAGGCAATGGTATTAGTCCAATGTCGTGGTATGAGGTGTTGGGTAAAGTGGCTGAGAATGATTTTGAAGCGGACCAGCTTATTGCTCATGCAGGTTTTAAAGAGCAAGAGGTGTAG
- a CDS encoding lipopolysaccharide biosynthesis protein: MSLFKNSSIYLSSNILNALVPFLLLPVLTHHLSPDDYGQIAMFQTLVSGLAALTGLNTVGAANRRFYDKLTTETLAEYNGACIHILLLSSLGLFFIAAILSSPLSNLLHIPESWIYFAIAISAGTFIIQLRLGQWQIREQAVKYGIMQVSQSILLFVLTIFLLLWLKQGAFSRVNALGIATFIYVLISIITLYHSNLIRVTRFHYNNIKDALKFGVPLIPHIVGIFFLSAIDRILINKQLGVGEAGIYMLGVQLSLGMIVVFDAINKALIPWLYKILAANDTAQIMRMVRFTYLYFVIVGFLGILAFWIGPLVVKLVAGPAYLRATSVIGWLCLGQAFTGMYLMVTNYLFYARQTGRLSLVTVSCGIFNIILLLYMMHIKGIVGVAMAFAISMFIRFLATWLLASRCCGFSWKLSF, translated from the coding sequence ATGAGTTTGTTTAAAAATTCCAGTATATATCTTTCATCGAATATTCTGAATGCGCTGGTGCCGTTCTTGCTTCTTCCTGTATTGACCCACCATCTTTCACCCGACGACTATGGCCAGATTGCCATGTTTCAGACGTTGGTGAGTGGACTGGCCGCGCTGACAGGCTTAAATACTGTAGGGGCAGCAAACCGCCGTTTTTATGATAAGCTCACGACTGAAACGTTAGCTGAATATAATGGTGCTTGTATTCATATTTTGTTGCTAAGTTCTCTGGGGTTATTTTTTATTGCAGCCATACTTTCCTCTCCTTTAAGTAATCTGCTGCATATCCCCGAAAGTTGGATCTACTTTGCAATTGCGATATCTGCAGGAACATTTATAATTCAGTTACGATTGGGGCAGTGGCAAATACGCGAACAGGCAGTAAAGTATGGAATAATGCAGGTCAGCCAAAGTATTCTTTTATTCGTGCTGACTATTTTTCTATTGTTATGGCTCAAACAAGGCGCGTTTAGTCGTGTAAATGCGTTGGGTATTGCAACTTTTATCTATGTATTAATTAGCATCATTACTCTTTACCACAGTAATCTCATTCGTGTCACTCGCTTTCACTATAACAACATTAAAGATGCCCTGAAATTCGGTGTGCCTCTGATTCCTCATATCGTGGGAATTTTTTTCCTTAGCGCTATAGACCGTATCCTGATTAATAAACAGTTGGGTGTGGGCGAGGCAGGCATCTATATGTTGGGTGTGCAATTAAGTTTGGGCATGATTGTTGTTTTTGATGCAATTAATAAAGCTCTGATCCCGTGGTTGTACAAGATACTGGCGGCCAATGATACCGCACAAATTATGCGTATGGTCCGTTTTACCTATTTGTACTTTGTCATTGTAGGCTTTCTTGGGATACTGGCTTTCTGGATCGGGCCGCTGGTTGTAAAACTAGTTGCCGGGCCTGCTTATCTCAGAGCAACTAGCGTTATTGGATGGTTATGTCTGGGACAGGCTTTTACAGGCATGTATTTAATGGTGACCAACTATCTTTTTTATGCAAGACAAACGGGACGACTCTCATTAGTGACTGTTTCCTGTGGGATATTTAATATCATACTCTTGTTATATATGATGCATATTAAAGGGATTGTCGGGGTCGCAATGGCTTTTGCTATCTCTATGTTTATCCGCTTTTTAGCAACTTGGTTACTGGCCTCCAGATGTTGTGGTTTTTCTTGGAAGTTATCTTTTTAA
- the wecA gene encoding UDP-N-acetylglucosamine--undecaprenyl-phosphate N-acetylglucosaminephosphotransferase, whose amino-acid sequence MQEIVLVFLGALALLFIARKAARKVGLVDKPNARKHHNGHIPLVGGVSVYLSLWLLYALQPSWLPDFDIYMICATLLMMVGVLDDRFDLPVLPRIGLQALVAGIMMWDGLYLGSLGRVLFGYELILGAFGYVVTLFAVIGAINAFNMVDGIDGLLGALSSVTFGALGVVFYMGGNQYLALWCLCLMAACLPYILLNLGIPWGKKFKVFMGDAGSTLIGFTVIWLLILATQGPDAVMRPVTALWLIAVPLMDMLRVMIARIRRGDSPFKPDREHLHHVLLRAGFSGRGTLAIMLSGALLFATIGIWLGSLHIEEFWSLVLFFGSFLFLNIITNTAEKLKMTFEKLLAIK is encoded by the coding sequence ATGCAAGAAATCGTTCTTGTTTTCCTCGGCGCGTTGGCATTACTTTTTATCGCCCGCAAAGCAGCCCGCAAAGTAGGGCTGGTCGATAAGCCAAATGCGCGTAAACATCATAACGGTCACATTCCACTGGTTGGCGGGGTATCGGTTTATCTGTCATTGTGGCTGCTATACGCCCTTCAGCCCTCATGGCTGCCCGATTTTGACATCTATATGATTTGCGCCACGTTGCTGATGATGGTTGGTGTACTGGACGACCGCTTTGATCTGCCGGTGCTGCCGCGTATTGGATTACAGGCGTTGGTTGCCGGGATCATGATGTGGGATGGTCTCTATCTCGGTTCGCTGGGTAGGGTGCTGTTTGGTTACGAACTGATACTTGGTGCCTTTGGTTATGTCGTCACCTTATTTGCAGTAATTGGGGCGATTAATGCCTTCAATATGGTGGATGGCATCGATGGCCTGTTAGGCGCGCTCTCTTCCGTAACCTTTGGCGCGTTAGGCGTGGTCTTCTATATGGGCGGTAATCAGTATCTCGCGTTATGGTGTCTCTGCCTCATGGCTGCCTGTCTGCCCTATATTCTGCTCAATCTTGGTATTCCGTGGGGCAAAAAATTCAAAGTCTTTATGGGCGATGCCGGTAGCACGCTTATCGGCTTCACGGTTATTTGGTTATTGATTCTCGCCACGCAGGGTCCGGATGCCGTGATGCGGCCGGTGACCGCGTTATGGCTGATTGCCGTGCCGCTAATGGATATGTTGCGGGTGATGATTGCCCGTATCCGCCGCGGCGACAGTCCGTTTAAACCGGATAGAGAACATTTACATCATGTGTTGTTAAGGGCGGGGTTTAGTGGGCGTGGTACGTTAGCAATAATGTTATCAGGCGCGCTGCTATTTGCTACGATCGGTATTTGGTTAGGCAGCTTACATATTGAAGAATTTTGGTCGTTAGTTTTGTTCTTTGGCAGCTTCCTTTTCTTGAACATAATAACGAATACCGCAGAAAAGTTAAAAATGACATTTGAAAAATTACTTGCTATTAAATAG
- a CDS encoding glycosyltransferase family 52, whose translation MNVFVCRTIFQAYYADIIIKRKELSDIIFIYLADGFSERERSVLSCLSVTCHIVDGASQFSRLWSQLKTLLFLRKKIKKYNGKKNIYFASIDDLFIQTILSCFHFDGIYTFDDGTANYVDKSIFYVPEVMPKTIKLKYRLMGNRIKDIQEVKSIIDIHFSSNHLPNILEETEYLPLIDVNAWNSGNFEWRPLINIYLCPHFDEVYCEADIVRQNFLSMLSAQDIVIPHPRDKFLWKENEHYTLLGDVLAEKKISELLIQGYRVNLFGIANSTQYHFIDVDLVKNNVLVLGKLKEKYCNAIQKQIDLFKILAKLE comes from the coding sequence ATGAATGTTTTTGTTTGTAGGACAATATTTCAGGCATACTATGCCGATATCATCATTAAGCGAAAAGAATTATCTGACATTATTTTTATTTACCTGGCTGATGGTTTTTCTGAAAGAGAACGGTCGGTACTGAGTTGTTTGAGCGTAACTTGTCATATTGTTGATGGCGCATCCCAGTTCTCCCGGTTATGGAGTCAACTGAAAACGCTTCTCTTTTTAAGAAAGAAAATAAAAAAATATAATGGTAAAAAAAATATTTATTTTGCTAGTATTGACGACCTCTTTATTCAGACTATACTTTCTTGTTTTCATTTTGATGGAATATATACATTTGATGATGGTACAGCTAATTACGTAGATAAGTCTATCTTTTACGTACCAGAAGTAATGCCAAAGACTATTAAGCTTAAATATCGGCTCATGGGAAACCGAATCAAAGATATTCAGGAAGTCAAAAGTATAATTGACATACATTTCTCAAGTAATCATTTGCCTAATATACTTGAGGAAACTGAATACTTACCGTTAATAGATGTGAACGCTTGGAACTCTGGTAATTTCGAATGGCGGCCGTTGATAAATATTTATTTATGCCCGCATTTTGATGAAGTATATTGTGAGGCGGATATTGTAAGGCAAAATTTTCTTTCAATGCTTTCAGCTCAGGATATCGTAATTCCACATCCTCGAGACAAATTTCTCTGGAAAGAAAATGAGCATTACACGCTTTTGGGTGACGTACTTGCTGAAAAAAAGATTAGCGAATTACTTATACAGGGATATAGGGTAAACCTCTTTGGTATCGCTAACTCAACACAGTATCACTTTATTGATGTCGATTTAGTAAAGAACAACGTTCTTGTTCTGGGTAAGTTAAAAGAAAAATACTGTAATGCAATACAAAAGCAGATTGATCTTTTTAAAATTTTAGCAAAGCTGGAGTAG
- a CDS encoding cytidylyltransferase domain-containing protein — MAPGKIAIIPARSGSKGLPNKNILRLLDKPLIAYTIEAACRAAIFERVIVTTDSLEYKFIAEKYGAEVIMRNEALSSDKASSFMVIEDVLSKVVGYNYFVLLQPTSPFRHEMHILQAIELFESSAKANFLVSVTESNKSADLIKPVDGSLSLKNFDLDFSCYRRQDHKEYTPNGAIFIGKSKEYLAKKHFFGHDSIAYIMNKRDSLDIDDQLDFEMAIFIQTLKNKKENLLQSVKKRILEKKDAFSKVCPVTLIGHSLFDYWDIAKIKGKDVNNLGIAGINSKEYYEFILDEKLLQDVGDTVLFFSGTNDIVLEGWDESYTITWSEKIIESLKSKNPNVHIYFLAVPPVTGRMERHNDVILRLNSALQQHFSQDDSVTWVPLSSSFYNDFGSLPDAFTYDGLHFTPFAYLQLENDISEILK; from the coding sequence ATGGCTCCGGGGAAGATTGCTATCATTCCTGCACGTTCAGGCTCTAAGGGATTACCTAATAAAAATATCTTACGTCTCCTCGATAAACCCCTTATTGCTTACACTATTGAGGCTGCATGCAGGGCTGCTATTTTTGAGCGAGTTATAGTTACAACTGATTCCCTTGAATATAAGTTTATAGCTGAGAAATATGGCGCAGAAGTGATTATGCGTAATGAAGCTTTGTCTTCTGACAAAGCTTCATCCTTTATGGTTATTGAGGATGTGCTAAGCAAGGTCGTCGGTTATAATTATTTTGTCTTACTGCAACCTACCTCACCGTTTCGCCATGAAATGCACATCTTGCAAGCCATAGAATTATTTGAGTCCTCTGCTAAGGCAAACTTTCTTGTCTCTGTAACGGAGAGTAATAAAAGCGCCGATCTGATTAAACCGGTTGATGGAAGTCTGAGTCTGAAAAATTTCGACTTGGATTTTAGTTGCTATAGACGACAGGATCATAAAGAGTACACACCCAACGGCGCAATATTTATAGGCAAAAGCAAAGAATACTTGGCTAAAAAACATTTTTTTGGGCATGACAGTATTGCCTATATTATGAATAAACGAGATTCATTAGATATTGATGATCAACTTGACTTTGAAATGGCTATCTTTATCCAGACGTTAAAGAATAAAAAAGAAAATCTTCTTCAGTCTGTCAAAAAAAGAATTCTCGAAAAGAAAGATGCGTTCAGCAAAGTTTGCCCGGTAACGTTAATCGGTCATTCTCTTTTTGATTACTGGGATATTGCCAAAATAAAAGGCAAGGATGTTAATAACTTAGGAATAGCCGGGATTAATAGCAAAGAGTACTACGAGTTTATTCTTGATGAGAAACTACTCCAAGATGTTGGTGATACTGTTCTATTCTTTTCCGGCACTAATGATATTGTTCTCGAGGGATGGGACGAAAGCTATACCATCACATGGTCAGAAAAAATCATTGAGAGCCTTAAATCAAAGAATCCTAACGTGCATATTTATTTCTTAGCCGTTCCTCCTGTTACCGGTAGAATGGAACGTCACAATGACGTTATATTAAGACTCAATTCGGCATTGCAACAGCATTTCAGCCAAGATGATTCTGTTACTTGGGTTCCTCTTTCCTCCTCATTTTATAATGATTTTGGTTCTTTGCCTGATGCCTTTACCTATGATGGTTTACACTTTACTCCTTTTGCTTATCTTCAGCTTGAGAACGATATTTCGGAAATACTAAAATGA